A genomic region of Methylobacterium durans contains the following coding sequences:
- a CDS encoding class I SAM-dependent methyltransferase produces the protein MPPLRRSRAKAMVATGVVRERRDPLEDEARFLRSWFERPLVTGAVTPSGKMLARTMASYVDPRVDGPVVELGPGTGPVTEALIRRGIAPERLVLVEFNPGFCELLRHRFPGVTVVQGDAYDIRRTLGGVLARPAAATISSLPLFTKPLEQRLDLLNCAHDLMQPGAPFVQFTYAVVPPIPARCEAGSYTASRSNRVWLNLPPARVWVYRRP, from the coding sequence TTGCCGCCGTTACGTCGTTCCAGGGCGAAAGCCATGGTTGCAACCGGTGTGGTGCGCGAGCGGCGCGATCCGCTGGAGGACGAGGCGCGCTTTCTGCGCTCCTGGTTCGAGCGGCCCCTCGTGACGGGCGCGGTGACGCCGTCCGGCAAGATGCTGGCCCGCACCATGGCGTCCTACGTCGATCCGCGCGTGGACGGGCCGGTGGTGGAACTCGGTCCCGGCACCGGCCCGGTCACCGAGGCGCTGATCCGGCGCGGCATCGCGCCCGAGCGCCTCGTCCTCGTCGAGTTCAACCCTGGGTTCTGTGAGCTGCTCCGCCACCGCTTCCCTGGCGTGACGGTGGTCCAGGGGGATGCCTACGACATCCGCCGCACGTTGGGTGGGGTGCTGGCGCGGCCCGCGGCCGCCACGATCTCAAGCCTTCCGCTGTTCACGAAGCCCCTGGAGCAGCGCCTCGACCTCCTGAACTGCGCCCACGACCTGATGCAGCCGGGAGCGCCCTTCGTGCAATTCACCTACGCGGTGGTGCCGCCGATCCCGGCCCGTTGCGAGGCCGGCAGCTATACGGCGAGCCGCTCGAACCGGGTTTGGCTCAACCTGCCGCCCGCCCGGGTCTGGGTCTATCGCCGGCCGTGA